DNA sequence from the Daphnia pulex isolate KAP4 chromosome 8, ASM2113471v1 genome:
atTGGACCTCGGGCAATCCCTCATGACATGACCTTCCGTCCCTTACTTGCCGTACACCGGCCTCCTGTCTTCGGTCCGTTCACCCCTGGTTTCACTACCACAACAGTGAACCAAGGTCTTGCACGTGGTCTGAAGCCCGCTGCTCACCGTGCGCTGACAACAACTACCCCGTTTTGCGGACAAAAGGCTCGCGCTTTTTCCACTCAACGTGCGTTTTCCCAAAGCGACCCCAGGTCTTGCCCGCAGCCAAAAAAGCTCGCTGCTCACTGTGCGCTTATAACCAACTCTTCCACGCTCGCCTACCTGCAGTATACACGCGTACTGAGATCTTACTAGTAGTGTTCGATCTTTCCACCCCTAAGTAGCTCGTCACCGATGGTTTCTGACCTCCGAAAGCTTAACCGCTGGCTAGTCACACCACTCAATAAGCAACTCGTCCATATGAAAAAAAGGGTGAAAGTTCGCACTTACCAGCACCGCAACGCTCCCATGTAACGTTCAATCGTGTATTCTACTAACTACTGCACTAGCGCGAGAGCGATACAAGGGTAGCTACATGGTTATATAGGTGTTGGGCGTTGGCGGATGCTGACGCCACACTACCAGTTGGCCTACATGTCAATAGGATCGTATAGCGAGAGCAATGACCAATGCGTGATCAATGATCAACGCGACAATACTTTCCAGTGTGCCAAAGTTGAAATCAgcgttacccaaacgaaaattcaacgTTAAAACCCTCAAGGGATTGTCTATAATACGTAGATCggtaaatattcaattacccaataggatttcaaaagttatttgtgtttgaaaatctactttaatcattttttgtagacattttcgtgttacgatttcaagattttcacaGTGTGCCACGGTCTAAATCCGCGttacccaaacaaaaattcaaggTTAAAACCTTCAACGGAGTGTCCTTAATACACAGACTggcaaatattcaattacccaataggatttcaaaagttattcatattgtaaaattttttttcatcattttttggagaaattttcgtgttacgatttcaatactttcggAGCGTGCCACGGTTGAAATCCACGTTaccgaaacaaaaatttaactttaaaaccttcagtagagtgtccataatacgtagagggaaaaatattccattaccAAGtaggaattttaaaagttattcatgtttgaaaatttactttcctcattttttgttgacattttcttgttacgatttcaagattttcttaGGGTGCCACGGTTGAAATCcgcgttacccaaacgaaaattcaacttttaaaCGTTCAAGGGAGTTCCGATAATACGTAGAGGggcaaatattccattacccgatagtatttcaaaagttattcatggttgaaaatcaatttttataattttttgttgacattttcgtgttacgatttcaatactttcCATTGTGCAAAAGTCGAAATAcgcgttacccaaacgaaaattcaatcTTAAAACCCTCAGGGGATTTTCCATAATACGTATATaggtaaatattcaattacccaataggatttcaaaagttattcatgtttgaaaatcttttttcatcattttccgGAGAAATTTTCGTGTTACCATTTCAAGATTCTCACAGTATGCCATGGTGGAAATCCGCGTtccccaaacgaaaattcaacgTTAAAACCTTCAAGTGATTGTCCATAATACGTAGAGgggaaaatattcaattacccAGTAGGTATTTCAAAAGATATTTatgtttgaaaatatttcaggctttATATTTGGGacgtattttttgttcttcttcaacaccaatgtaacctatcacatataataaGTTTTCTGGtataaatattgtaaaaaagagtattccacttttattttatacgaaaaataccattatatgtgataggaaaggtctccaccacggtttggaaatatttcaggctagatatTTGGCAcgtattttgggtttttctccaacaccaatgcaacctatcacatataatgagttttcttgtataattattgtaaaatagagtattccaCACTTATTTAatacgaaaaataccattatatgtgatagggaAAATCTCCACCACGATATGGAAATATTTAAGAACATATGTTTGGGACgtatttttgggttttcttcaCAACAATGCaacctatcacatataatttgttttatgttatatttattgtaaaatagagtattccaCACtgatgcaacaaaaaaaaaacattatatgTGATCGGAAAGGTCTCAACAACGATTATGAAATATTCctggctagatgtttggggcgcatttttggtttctcttcaacaccaatgcaacctatcacatataatgaattttccgGTAAAATTATTCTTAAATAGAGTATTccacactgattcaacaccaaaaataccattatatgtgatagtaAAGGTATCCACcaagatttggaaatatttcaggctagatgtttggaacgtttttttgtatttcttcaacaccaatgcaacctgtcacatgtaataagttttctcttataattattgtaaaatagagtattcttcactgattcaacGCAAAAAAtcgagtattctacactgattcaaaacgaaaaataccattatatgtgataggaaaggtctccaccactatttggaaatatttcaggctagatctttgggcttttttttttgttttttcttcaacaccaatgcaacctgtcacatgtaatgagttttatcttataattattgtaaaatagagtattcttcactgattcaacacgaaaaataccattacatgtgataggaaaggtctccaccactatttggaaatatttcaggctagatgtttgggacattttttgggtatttcttcaacaccaatgcaacctgtcacatgtaatgagttttctcttataattattgtaaaatagcgTATTGTTCACTGATTCAACGcgaaaaatacaattacatgtgataggaaaggtctccaccacgatttggaaatatttcaggctagatgtttgggacatttttggtatttcttcaacaccaatgcaacctgtcacatataataagtattctcttataattattctaaaaaagagtattctacactgattcaacacgaaaaatactattatatgtgataggaaaggtctccactaagatttgtaaatatttcaagCTAGATCTTTGGgacgtttttatttgttttttcttcaacaccaatgcaacctgtcacatgtaatgagttttctcttataattattgtaaaatagagtattctacactgattcaacacgaaaaaaaccattacatgtgataggaaaggtctccaccacgatttggaaatatttcaggctatatgtttgggacatttttttggtatttcttcaataccaatgcaacctatcacatgtaatgagttttatCTTATAATtgttgtaaaatagagtattccacactgattcaacacgaaaaataccattacatgtgataaaaaaggtctccaccacgatttggaaatatttcaggcaagaactttgggacgttttttggttttttcttcaacagcaATGCAACATGTCACATATAATTAGTTttatcttataattattgtaaaatagagtattgtacactgattcaacacgaaaaataccattacatgtgataggaaaggtctgcaccacgatttggaaatatttcaggctagatgtttgggacatttttggtatttcttcaacaccaatgcaacctgtcacatataataagttttctcttataattattgtaaaatagagtattgtacactgattcaacatgaaaaatacaattacatgtgataggagaggtctccaccacgatttggaaatatttcaggctagaacttttgggaaattttttttgtacagtacccaccaaactattaggtacacccccctattttcagtgcattcttatggcactacgtgtttagaaaaaatgcaataactcttgaaccgcttgggctagatttttttccttttgaccctgagtagatctaatgatgatctacattttttctaaacatgaatttgtcgtaggattaacccccacggcgctacggtatcgttcagtttattaggtacacccgttttccccccatatgcgccgtgttaaatacggcgttttcaaaaatttacaaaaaatactaaaaatcaagctaaaatctttttctttgtgccaaaagatgcagaattcttcactctatacgaatttaaagaatgatttacaataaaaccaactcagagaacccttccctataccctaaagttttccacttcaaaatttgtactttttactacacacttgcactgtcgcccccataggcattagaaatttcgacaaattttttttttcacccgttttcccttcaaatagggaaaacgggtgtacctaataaactgaacgataccgtagcgccgtgggggttaatcctacgacaacttcatgtgtagaaaaaatgtagatcatcattagatctactcagggccaaaaggaaaaaaatctagcccaagcggttcaagagttattgcattttttctaaacacgtagtgccataagaatgcactgaaaataggggtgtgtacctaatagtttggtgggtactgtatttATTCAataccaatgcaacctgtcaaaTGTAataagttttctcttataattattgtaaaattgtgagagagagagagagagaaagagtatTCTATACAGAAAATCTTTTAGAAACTGAAAATCACcaattcaatgaatttgaaatgatgattctgattttcaaaattttgtggGCGGTCCTTGAAATGGGATGAAGTTTGCTCTTTTTCCCCGttttcaccctttttcgtgctgcctATACCCCTTAGGcctcttttgcccttagggCGAAAGGCGAAAGAccaaaagggtgaaaaggggggaaattcatCCCATTTTaaggaccgcccaccaaaaatggcgtggggtccgttttaaaatggggggagcctaactcaactttgaagtgagattaaggggggaaattattattgtaaaaataaacaaaaaataccatgagaatcagcgtaaaaaactgattctaatgatattttttcaagggaatcccttattcatgcaccaACCCTATTAAGGGAGAGTTGTACTAGttgtcactttttttgtttttgagccccaacttctttatttctcaatattttttaacccCACTAGGCTTAAAtaaagaagacaaaattagCTATAAAAAGCgaatttttagtttctgacaatttgctttgtttgaaaccaaaagcgctttgaaaatgaaggagggTGGGTCGAGTCGGGGGCAACATGCTCATGTACGCGGGATAGCATGGCCCATATTATTCTTACGGGCTAAAAAAAACACCTGGCGATGTcgtcatcaactaaattttccggaaaattttcccTCCCATCTCTAACCCAGCAACACAAGTTGCCCCGAGAAAAGgtgtttttgttattatttcgttttcaatcaacaattttgtcaataaaaattaataaaaataggtttctgaaagaggaaagaatttcctttcagaaacttattttttataaatttttagttAATTAGGGGattccacaaaagaaaaaagaaaacgaaatggacgacacgatttaagggccaaaaaattattttagttgttgtttccaCACTACATGGActatttctgtaatttttttttttaaagatgtgaattattaaaaactatAACTGGTAATTTTTATAATGCAATCCCTCTGTCGCAAGAGGACGAAAAACGCTGGGTGCCAAGTTACCCACTACCTCAATtgccccgttctcccctacaaaatttcgttttccaaattaaaattaaacgatgaaaataaaaataaaaaaaattcaaatcggaGCTGCAATAAAGCTAACAcagttctatttttttttaattcgtgtTTCTGCGAAGCCCTAGCCGTTCAACCACAAAAGAAGGCCAAAGCGGCCTTATTTGCTTAATGTcacataaggtcctctcggctttCGAAAAACTTTTACAGCGGGCATATAGCGCctctaaaaatgaaaaaaaaaatctggagAAAATCAGAGGTGACAGAGGGACaaaccaaatttcaaaacatttggttgaaaaatgtAGCACTGAGAGGACTGCtaaaacagcgtttttgcataaggttctctcgcgctTCCAAACACTTTCGGTAGGTAGGCCTACTGTATATAAATGAAcatgtataaatatttaagttcattttaatttttcaaattcatttagtGTTCCCTCTGAATGTTGGAACCAGTGATTATGGATGCTCGTTCTCTCTTGTCTCTAACATCCAATGTATTAAAGTCGATGAGTGGTGAATAAAATGAGAGCGATGAAATATGTACAGGGTCAGGTGTTGATGTGTACAGAGTATACGTGTGAGGTACCTGAGATAGACAGGAAGAATTATAATCGATACATGAAGGGCATGATAGAGAAAGTTACCTTATAAGCAAGGAAGCTTATCGGGTGACACACACATGAACAGTATATGTGATACAAGTATCTGGGACCTGGGAAAGATATATGAAAATGTAGACTTAAGTAACAATACATCAAGCTCAAGAATAATTACCACGTGTACATAGACGTTATCACGTCAAATAGCctcaaagaaaggaaagaacaCAGGCTGAAATCTGTTCAGGCTAAATATACAAACATGGGATTAGATTCATGAACGGGAAACAATTGTACAAAGGGCGTACCTTGATGAAAgatgaaacacacacactaaaaTCGTATTTCACGATCAAAGAGACTCTAGACAGAGCTTAATAAAATTACAGACTGACTGTCACGACATGAGCTAAAATAGCAGGCGACATTAACTGAAAGGGAGAGAATGACAGGCAGGGAAGACGTAGGCGTAGTTGCCagatgtaaaacaaattattgcgATTTCGCAGAAACATCCTCCCCCGAGGCCGGAACGGCCGAGCTGGTTTCAAGCAAGCAAAGTTCTGTGATCCCGCGGCGAAATATTCTTGACGGAAGTTGGACATCTACTGCTCTCACGCAGCCGTCGGGACCCGGAAACGTTTGAACGACATGACCGATGCTCCAGACACCTCTTCCGAAACCTTTGTTGATCTCCAACACGACGTCTCCGATTTCCAGATTTGGGCGACGAATTTTCCACTTCTTTCTCGCGGCCAAGGATTGTAGATAGACGGTCTTCCAGATATCCCAGAAGAGGTTGAGGGAGCGCTGAAGGTACCGATAGTGGTCTCGTGGCTGAGCATCATCATATTGTCCGGCAGGTGGATAAGCGGTAGGAGCTCGATTCAGAAAATCGTTGGGCGTCAATGGCCGGAAGTCAGAAGGATCTGAGCTTGCGTAGGTCAATGGCCGGGTATTCAAGAGACCGGCTACTTCGTAGAGCAGAGTATGTAAAACATCTTCCGTTGGATGATGAAACGCGCCTTTCTCCTGTTCTAGGGAATTGTAGAGTGCTCTCTTCGTAGACTTGACTAACGACTCGTGAGCTCCACCGGAACGTGGGGTGCGCGGAGGTTGAAATGTCCATTTGATGCGAGAGGCTTGCATGAATTTCGGCAACTCCTCAATTTTCTCCGTGAGCGGATGCCGGCCCAGCAGAAACGGCGAGTGTAGCTGATCATAAGGTAGGCGTGCCCGACCGGCACGTCCGCCTAGACGGAGGAGGCAGTCTTCACCTAAGATCGGCGCGAGTGCAAGAAGAGAGGAGGTAGAATAAAGCGGCTTCTTCATCCGGAGTCGATGTAATTCTTCTAAAAATGAATCTTCTTGGCACTGTCGCACGGGACTCGGGAACCTATCAACCAATTCACACAACTGCGGAATATGACGGGGGGTGATCGGGATCTTCGACCAATCTGGTTTCTCCTTCACGAACGCCATCGCTCTTTGGTTGTCGGGAGATAGACAGCCTTGCCTGTATTCCGTTCCGAACGCCTCCGTGTCGCAGAAGCGACGCATCTCGGAAGTTAACAGATCCAATTGTGTCCGgccagaaataataaaactacgGACGGCCAGAGCACGAGCATCTCTGTCTGTAACGCCTCGAATAATCCATCCAAGACGGGTTCTGGACGCGATCGGCTCGTAATCTTCACCTTCTCTTGATTCACGGGCAGCAAGTAGATGAAGATGGTCCGTCCCGATGAGGACGTCAACCTCGCCTCCGACTTCTCCTACCGGCAGATCTAGTAGATGTGGCCACCGCATCTTCTCTTTACTCCAGTCGGTCGTCGGAGCTGGGCTGGCAACCTTCTGCATGGTAGACCCCTCGAGTGTGACGATCTCGCCGGATTCGGCGCGTACCTGGAAGTGGATCAACTCGGATGGATAACTGGTCACCACGCCTCCGGCGCCATCAACGGTCAGCACTTGCGGAGAGCCTCGAATCTGGAGCGCCGTAGCAAATGCGCTACGCACTAGAGTAGTGTCACTTCCCTCGTCGGCGAAGATATTGGCAGAGCACCAACTTCCATCGTTTCCTTGAACCTGCAATCGCAGCATCCCAAGCGCCACTCGTTGATTTCTCTCCGCTCGAGCTGTAGATGGATGGACGATTTTGACGGGCAATTCCTCTGGGCCGTGCAGCAACGGGTGATGGATAAAACGACAGTCGGCGTATTTGCATGGCTGGCCAGTAGGACATTCACGAACAGAATGTTTGCaactaaaacaattaaaacagaGTCGTCTTCTCATGCAGAAATGTATCTTCTCTCCAACGGGAAGCGCCTTGAAGTCCTCGCAGTCTGCTAGCCGATGACTCTTCTCACATTTAAAGCAAAAGGGTTTGCTAGATTGCGTGCTGGAACCACCTTCGTGCGTCTTTGTAGACGCTTGATGAGTTCTTGTTCGACGCTGGGTGAAACCTTCATTCACGGGAGCCGATGAGTTTGCTTGACTGGCAGCGATACTGTACGCATTTTGGTAAGCTGACGCCCTCGAACAGAGCCAAGTCCCAAAATCGTTTAGACTCCTCCTCTCCAGGCGGCCGTGACGCTCTTCGTTCCACACGAGTCGGTCTTGAAGGTTCAGTTTCAGACAGATCTTCTCGATCACGTCGGCTGTGGACGTCTCTCCAATCCGGTTGAGATCGAACAGGTGGGAACGGACCTTTTCGGCGAATCTTTTAAACGCTCCAGCTTCTCCCTTCAGCTCCAGTCGGTCGAGAGCTTGAAGATGTGCGGCTCTCATGACGTCGCGTCGTCCATAAGTCTCCTTTAGGCGCACCAACGCTTGAATATAGGCCGACTCGCCACCACCTAAACCGTACACGACGTCGAGACATTCGTCTTTCAGGTATCGCTTCAAGAGAGCCAATTTCTCCCCGGGCGATTTGGGCGTGTCGTGAACGAGGGCACGAAAGAGGTCGATCCATTCGAACCACTCCAAAGCCTTCCCTTGGAAAGATGCGAGTTCCGCCGAGACAGCAGAACGAGCAGAAAGGTTGTTGGAGATGGGAGGTAGCAGGCCGGCGCTGTATTGATCAATCCAATCGTCGGGTGTttcttgattgttgttgttgttgttcagattgctgatgttgttgttcagattgctgatgttgttgatgCGCCGTTGCCGTGCGAGCCATTCGTTGGCCAAGGGATTTGCATCTGGTAATTGTTGGCTGACGGAAGAGTGTTGGTCTGGTTCTGCTGGTCGGCCGCTTAGCTGTCTTAGGGCCGCTTGTGCTGCTTCACATTCTTCCCAGACTCGATTCGCTTGTTCCCGGGCCTCGTCACACCTCCTCTGGGCGTTGGCTATCTCTTCTAGGCGAGCTTGCTCGCGACGTTGAATCTCCGATGGTGAGACGGCAGGGGCGGCTGGAACATTGCCACCTAAACCAACCACGGAAGCGGCTTCTCCTTCCCTGCTGGCCAAGTAAGATCGGGCGTATTCGGTGGTCTCGCCAACTCGAGTGACGTATGTGAGGTGCAGGGTATCTTGACGCTCGGCCTCCTCGTCCTCTTCCACTGATGTCAA
Encoded proteins:
- the LOC124199434 gene encoding uncharacterized protein LOC124199434, which translates into the protein MTEQPSRPSPEDELEEEEEATLTTVRTAAWIKAARTKRRTLRQQITSTGRRIETLVQSRGSRGAILGLIRHFDELLLRASHLQTELTSVEEDEEAERQDTLHLTYVTRVGETTEYARSYLASREGEAASVVGLGGNVPAAPAVSPSEIQRREQARLEEIANAQRRCDEAREQANRVWEECEAAQAALRQLSGRPAEPDQHSSVSQQLPDANPLANEWLARQRRINNISNLNNNISNLNNNNNNQETPDDWIDQYSAGLLPPISNNLSARSAVSAELASFQGKALEWFEWIDLFRALVHDTPKSPGEKLALLKRYLKDECLDVVYGLGGGESAYIQALVRLKETYGRRDVMRAAHLQALDRLELKGEAGAFKRFAEKVRSHLFDLNRIGETSTADVIEKICLKLNLQDRLVWNEERHGRLERRSLNDFGTWLCSRASAYQNAYSIAASQANSSAPVNEGFTQRRTRTHQASTKTHEGGSSTQSSKPFCFKCEKSHRLADCEDFKALPVGEKIHFCMRRRLCFNCFSCKHSVRECPTGQPCKYADCRFIHHPLLHGPEELPVKIVHPSTARAERNQRVALGMLRLQVQGNDGSWCSANIFADEGSDTTLVRSAFATALQIRGSPQVLTVDGAGGVVTSYPSELIHFQVRAESGEIVTLEGSTMQKVASPAPTTDWSKEKMRWPHLLDLPVGEVGGEVDVLIGTDHLHLLAARESREGEDYEPIASRTRLGWIIRGVTDRDARALAVRSFIISGRTQLDLLTSEMRRFCDTEAFGTEYRQGCLSPDNQRAMAFVKEKPDWSKIPITPRHIPQLCELVDRFPSPVRQCQEDSFLEELHRLRMKKPLYSTSSLLALAPILGEDCLLRLGGRAGRARLPYDQLHSPFLLGRHPLTEKIEELPKFMQASRIKWTFQPPRTPRSGGAHESLVKSTKRALYNSLEQEKGAFHHPTEDVLHTLLYEVAGLLNTRPLTYASSDPSDFRPLTPNDFLNRAPTAYPPAGQYDDAQPRDHYRYLQRSLNLFWDIWKTVYLQSLAARKKWKIRRPNLEIGDVVLEINKGFGRGVWSIGHVVQTFPGPDGCVRAVDVQLPSRIFRRGITELCLLETSSAVPASGEDVSAKSQ